One Polynucleobacter sp. MG-5-Ahmo-C2 genomic window carries:
- a CDS encoding FMN-binding glutamate synthase family protein translates to MSPILPIRLSTFAICVAGTIISAVGLFINPVAWYPLAIFGLLTILGIHDRLQTRHAVLRNYPILGHMRFLLEFIRPEIRQYFIEGDNDKTPFSRSQRTLVYSRSKAVSDKRPFGTTLDVMAPGYQWINQSLAPTHLSNYDFRIEIGSKDCTQKYSASIFNISAMSFGALSANAVMALNLGAKKGNFAHDTGEGSISRYHRLHGGDLIWEIGSGYFGCRTEDGQFDPKKFAENALKPQVKMIEIKLSQGAKPGHGGILPGPKVTIEIAEARGVKVGEACVSPSSHSAFSTPLEMMAFIQQLRELSGGKPVGFKLCIGHPWEWFAIVKAMLKTKIYPDFIVVDGTEGGTGASPVEFSNHVGTPLQEGLRLVHNSLVGVNLREQIKIGCSGKIISAFDMAVAFALGADWCNSARGFMFSVGCIQAQVCDTGFCPTGVTTQDPDRQKALVVTDKSERVYQFHKETLKALKEIVEAAGLQHPVEINTRHIMRRVSANEVRLLEDLLPDIPAGSLLSEEEGSTLPKVYELYWDVAQAESFAAKPH, encoded by the coding sequence ATGAGTCCCATCCTACCAATACGTCTTAGCACTTTTGCAATTTGCGTTGCTGGAACAATAATTAGCGCGGTTGGCCTTTTTATAAATCCCGTTGCATGGTATCCCTTGGCTATTTTTGGTCTCCTGACGATTCTTGGAATTCATGATCGCCTGCAAACAAGACATGCTGTTTTGCGCAACTACCCCATTTTGGGTCACATGCGTTTCTTATTGGAATTTATTCGACCCGAGATTCGTCAATACTTTATTGAGGGCGATAACGACAAAACGCCTTTCTCCAGAAGTCAGCGGACTCTGGTGTACTCACGCTCTAAAGCAGTTTCAGATAAACGTCCATTTGGTACAACGCTTGATGTGATGGCACCTGGTTACCAATGGATTAACCAGTCATTAGCCCCAACCCATCTATCTAACTATGACTTTCGAATCGAGATTGGCAGCAAGGATTGCACTCAAAAGTACTCAGCCAGTATTTTTAACATCTCAGCCATGAGTTTTGGAGCCTTAAGTGCCAATGCAGTCATGGCGCTTAACTTAGGCGCGAAGAAGGGAAACTTTGCACACGACACTGGTGAGGGCTCAATTTCTCGTTATCACCGCTTACATGGTGGCGACCTGATTTGGGAAATTGGCTCTGGGTACTTTGGTTGCCGTACCGAAGATGGCCAGTTCGACCCCAAAAAGTTTGCGGAGAATGCCCTTAAACCCCAAGTCAAAATGATTGAAATCAAACTCAGTCAGGGCGCAAAGCCTGGTCATGGCGGCATCTTACCGGGACCAAAAGTAACCATAGAAATAGCTGAAGCACGAGGAGTAAAAGTAGGCGAAGCCTGCGTCTCGCCATCTTCCCATAGCGCCTTCTCTACCCCATTAGAAATGATGGCGTTTATTCAGCAATTACGCGAACTGTCTGGCGGAAAGCCAGTAGGCTTTAAATTGTGCATTGGCCATCCTTGGGAATGGTTTGCGATTGTGAAGGCCATGTTGAAGACGAAAATTTATCCCGACTTCATTGTGGTAGATGGGACAGAAGGTGGGACTGGAGCATCTCCCGTTGAATTTAGTAACCATGTAGGCACACCATTACAAGAAGGTTTGCGTCTGGTGCATAACTCTTTGGTTGGGGTTAATCTACGTGAGCAAATTAAAATTGGTTGCTCTGGAAAAATTATCAGCGCCTTTGATATGGCGGTTGCTTTTGCTTTAGGAGCTGACTGGTGCAATAGCGCTCGCGGATTCATGTTCTCAGTTGGCTGCATACAGGCACAAGTCTGTGATACGGGCTTCTGCCCTACCGGCGTCACCACACAAGATCCCGATCGACAAAAGGCATTGGTAGTTACCGATAAATCAGAGCGGGTGTATCAATTTCATAAAGAAACACTCAAAGCTCTCAAGGAAATCGTTGAAGCAGCAGGTCTTCAACACCCCGTTGAAATTAACACTCGCCATATTATGCGGCGCGTTAGCGCCAATGAGGTGCGCCTCCTAGAAGACCTCTTGCCAGATATTCCTGCGGGCAGCTTACTGTCAGAGGAAGAAGGCAGCACTTTACCGAAAGTATATGAGTTGTATTGGGATGTCGCTCAAGCGGAGAGCTTTGCTGCCAAACCCCACTAA
- a CDS encoding tripartite tricarboxylate transporter substrate-binding protein — MSLSISRIAAISLCILGIGATTANAADFPGDRPITLVVPFSAGGPTDKVARELALAMGKQLKGQVIVDNSPGAGGTIAAKRVINSKNDGYTLLIHHIGMSTAPALYKNLGFDPMTDYEYVGQVADVPMILVGNKDLPPKNFQELLPYMKANVGKIAYANAGVGSASHLCGLLFMSRIQLDLTTVPYKGTAPALTDLIGGQVQLMCDQTTNLSGQLATNAVKPYGSTTLQRIKAFDKIPTLNEQGLKNFEVKVWHGVYAPKGTPKAEMDKLAKALQGAIQDPLYKQHMAELGVEIPSQANATPEGLKKHLKAQIDLWSPIIKAAGIYAD; from the coding sequence ATGTCTCTTTCAATTTCTCGCATTGCTGCGATATCGCTTTGTATTTTAGGTATTGGTGCTACTACAGCAAATGCCGCTGATTTTCCTGGAGATCGACCAATTACTTTGGTGGTTCCATTCTCAGCAGGTGGCCCAACCGATAAAGTGGCGCGTGAGTTAGCTCTTGCAATGGGCAAGCAACTGAAAGGCCAGGTAATCGTTGATAACAGTCCTGGTGCGGGCGGCACGATTGCAGCGAAGCGCGTAATTAATTCTAAGAATGACGGCTACACTTTACTCATTCATCACATCGGCATGTCCACTGCGCCAGCCTTATATAAGAACCTTGGGTTTGACCCAATGACTGATTATGAGTATGTTGGCCAGGTTGCTGACGTGCCAATGATTTTGGTTGGCAACAAAGATCTGCCTCCGAAGAACTTCCAAGAACTGCTTCCTTACATGAAAGCAAACGTGGGCAAGATTGCTTATGCAAATGCCGGAGTGGGTTCTGCAAGCCATTTGTGCGGCCTACTCTTTATGAGCCGTATACAGTTGGACTTAACGACTGTGCCATATAAAGGCACAGCACCTGCATTGACAGATCTGATTGGTGGTCAAGTGCAACTTATGTGTGATCAGACTACCAACCTTTCTGGTCAGCTGGCAACTAACGCTGTGAAGCCATATGGCTCAACCACCTTGCAGCGTATCAAAGCGTTTGACAAGATTCCAACTTTGAATGAGCAGGGCTTAAAGAACTTTGAGGTCAAAGTGTGGCATGGCGTGTATGCACCTAAAGGCACCCCAAAAGCAGAAATGGATAAGCTTGCTAAGGCATTGCAAGGCGCTATTCAAGATCCGCTCTATAAGCAACATATGGCTGAATTGGGTGTAGAGATTCCATCTCAAGCCAATGCAACACCTGAAGGCTTGAAAAAACATCTCAAGGCACAGATTGATTTATGGTCACCAATTATTAAAGCAGCTGGTATCTACGCAGACTAA
- the typA gene encoding translational GTPase TypA has translation MTKRALRNIAIIAHVDHGKTTLVDQLLRQSGTFRSNEKMTERVMDSNDLEKERGITILSKNCAVEYDGTHINIVDTPGHADFGGEVERVLSMVDGVLLLVDAVEGPMPQTRFVTKKALALGLKPIVVINKVDRPGARCDYVINATFELFDKLGATEEQLDFPIIYASGLNGYAGMSEDVREGDMRPLFDAVLEHVPVRDDDPDGPLQFQISSIDYNSYVGKIGIGRVNRGRVKSGMEVICMNGPDGVPFKGRVNQVLKFKGLEREVVEEAIAGDIALINGIEELAIGTTVCAVDKPDALPMLKIDEPTLTMNFMVNTSPLAGREGKFVTSRQIRERLDRELKSNMALRVRETDDDTVFEVSGRGELHLTILVETMRREGYEMAVSRPRVVFHEENGVKMEPYENLTVDVEDSTQGAVMEDLGKRKGELQDMVSDGKGRTRLEYRIPARGLIGFQGDFMTMTRGNGLMSHTFDAYAPAKDGVLGERHNGVLISQDDGEAVAYAIWKLQDRGRMFVKHGDPVYEGMVIGIHSRDNDLVVNPIKGKQLTNVRSSGTDEAVRLVTPIDLTLEYAVEFISDDELVEVTPKSVRVRKRHLKEHDRKKASRE, from the coding sequence ATGACTAAACGCGCACTTCGTAACATCGCTATCATCGCCCACGTTGACCACGGTAAAACTACTTTGGTTGATCAACTTTTACGCCAATCTGGCACATTCCGCTCTAATGAAAAAATGACCGAACGCGTCATGGACTCAAACGATCTGGAAAAAGAGCGTGGCATTACTATTTTGTCCAAGAACTGTGCAGTTGAATACGACGGCACGCATATCAACATTGTTGATACCCCGGGACACGCGGACTTCGGCGGCGAGGTAGAGCGTGTGCTCTCTATGGTTGACGGTGTATTGCTTTTGGTTGATGCGGTCGAGGGCCCAATGCCACAAACCCGCTTTGTGACCAAGAAAGCATTGGCTCTTGGCTTAAAGCCAATCGTTGTGATTAATAAGGTTGACCGTCCAGGCGCTCGTTGTGATTACGTGATTAACGCAACCTTCGAGCTATTTGACAAACTTGGCGCTACAGAAGAGCAGCTCGACTTCCCAATCATTTATGCATCGGGCTTAAATGGCTATGCGGGTATGAGTGAAGATGTTCGTGAAGGCGATATGCGCCCATTATTCGATGCCGTCTTAGAGCACGTTCCTGTTCGTGACGATGATCCAGATGGTCCCTTACAGTTCCAGATTTCTTCGATTGACTACAACAGTTATGTAGGAAAAATTGGTATTGGCCGTGTAAATCGTGGTCGCGTTAAGTCCGGCATGGAAGTGATTTGCATGAATGGTCCAGATGGTGTGCCATTTAAAGGTCGTGTAAATCAGGTATTGAAGTTCAAGGGATTAGAGCGCGAAGTTGTTGAAGAGGCAATCGCTGGGGATATCGCCTTGATCAATGGTATTGAAGAATTAGCGATTGGTACAACAGTTTGTGCGGTTGACAAACCAGACGCATTACCAATGCTGAAGATTGATGAGCCAACCTTGACCATGAACTTTATGGTGAACACTAGCCCATTGGCTGGTCGTGAAGGTAAGTTTGTAACCAGTCGTCAGATTCGCGAACGTTTAGATCGCGAACTCAAATCTAATATGGCTTTGCGTGTCAGAGAAACAGATGACGATACCGTTTTTGAAGTATCGGGTCGCGGTGAACTGCACCTTACTATTTTGGTTGAGACCATGCGTCGTGAAGGTTATGAAATGGCTGTCTCACGTCCACGCGTAGTTTTCCATGAAGAGAATGGCGTCAAGATGGAGCCGTACGAAAACTTAACAGTTGACGTAGAGGACTCTACTCAAGGCGCAGTGATGGAAGACTTAGGTAAGCGTAAGGGTGAGTTGCAGGATATGGTGAGTGATGGCAAAGGCCGCACTCGTCTTGAGTACCGCATTCCGGCACGTGGCTTGATCGGCTTTCAGGGCGATTTCATGACCATGACTCGTGGTAATGGTTTGATGAGCCATACCTTTGATGCCTACGCACCTGCTAAGGATGGTGTCTTAGGTGAGCGTCATAACGGTGTATTGATTAGCCAGGATGACGGTGAAGCGGTTGCTTATGCTATTTGGAAATTGCAAGATCGAGGCCGCATGTTTGTCAAGCATGGTGACCCTGTATATGAGGGTATGGTGATTGGTATTCATAGTCGTGATAACGACTTAGTTGTTAACCCCATTAAAGGTAAGCAACTCACCAACGTGCGCTCTTCTGGCACCGATGAAGCGGTTCGCTTAGTAACTCCTATTGATTTGACTTTGGAATACGCTGTTGAATTTATCAGCGATGATGAGTTGGTTGAAGTTACCCCTAAGAGCGTGCGTGTTCGTAAGCGCCACTTGAAGGAGCATGATCGTAAGAAGGCTTCACGCGAGTAG
- the truB gene encoding tRNA pseudouridine(55) synthase TruB produces MATRIDGVVLLDKPAGMSSQGAVTAVKRALNADKAGHTGTLDPMATGLLPICLGEATKYSQDLLEADKTYIAQVKFGSRTDTGDAEGLIIEELALPVFASEVELKKGLDALLPKFTGPISQVPPMYSALKRDGKPLYEYARAGVELERTARDITIHHIRWTNIQWPEATLEVSCSKGTYIRVLAEDIGNALGCGAHLVGLRRTEVGHLNLEQSFTIESIQSGLQNSSSYILPVDALLQTLPHLTVDEQQAKRLEMGQRVPLNLPSIEALVRIYRATAAPHNFIGTADWRSGVLHPRRLISQVH; encoded by the coding sequence ATGGCTACTCGGATCGACGGCGTAGTGTTGCTAGATAAGCCTGCGGGAATGAGCTCTCAGGGTGCGGTTACCGCTGTCAAGCGCGCATTAAATGCTGATAAAGCAGGCCACACGGGTACCTTAGATCCCATGGCGACTGGTCTTTTGCCAATTTGCTTGGGTGAAGCTACTAAGTACTCTCAAGATTTACTGGAAGCTGATAAAACGTATATTGCTCAGGTGAAATTTGGGTCACGAACTGATACCGGCGATGCGGAAGGCCTCATCATTGAAGAGCTAGCTTTACCCGTCTTTGCAAGTGAAGTAGAGCTTAAAAAAGGATTAGATGCATTACTCCCAAAATTTACTGGTCCGATTTCTCAAGTTCCGCCAATGTATTCAGCGCTCAAGCGTGACGGTAAACCTTTATACGAATATGCGCGTGCTGGTGTTGAGTTAGAGCGTACTGCTCGTGATATCACCATTCATCACATTCGTTGGACTAATATCCAGTGGCCAGAAGCGACCTTGGAAGTATCTTGCAGCAAAGGCACTTATATCCGCGTCTTGGCTGAGGATATTGGCAATGCTCTAGGCTGTGGCGCTCATTTGGTTGGCTTACGCCGTACTGAAGTAGGGCATTTAAATTTAGAGCAGTCATTTACGATTGAATCGATTCAGAGCGGCTTACAAAATAGCTCCAGTTACATCTTGCCGGTAGATGCTTTACTCCAAACCTTGCCCCACCTGACAGTGGATGAGCAACAAGCAAAGCGTCTAGAGATGGGGCAACGCGTACCGCTTAACTTACCCTCTATTGAGGCTTTGGTACGTATTTACCGTGCCACTGCTGCTCCCCATAACTTTATTGGAACTGCTGACTGGCGCTCTGGGGTTTTGCATCCGAGGCGTCTGATTTCTCAGGTCCATTAA
- the rbfA gene encoding 30S ribosome-binding factor RbfA yields MHKTSPHRNQRLADQIQRDLAELIPRELRSPSLGLITLQSIELTPDLAHAKVFFTVLGAEPEHALKALQEKAGYLHSLLFKRLHIHTVPTLHFHYDSSVEHGIEMSRLIDQAVDSDRSDHQDETQ; encoded by the coding sequence ATGCATAAGACTAGTCCGCATCGTAACCAGCGTCTCGCCGATCAAATTCAGCGAGACCTGGCTGAGCTGATTCCCCGTGAGTTACGTAGTCCTAGCTTAGGCTTAATTACTTTGCAAAGTATTGAGCTGACGCCAGATTTGGCGCATGCAAAAGTCTTCTTTACGGTGTTAGGTGCAGAGCCTGAGCATGCTTTAAAAGCACTTCAAGAAAAAGCAGGATATCTACACTCTTTATTGTTTAAGCGTTTGCATATTCATACCGTGCCGACATTACATTTCCACTATGACAGCTCAGTGGAGCATGGCATAGAGATGTCTCGTTTGATCGATCAAGCAGTAGATAGTGATCGCAGCGATCATCAAGATGAGACTCAATAA